From a single Bemisia tabaci chromosome 10, PGI_BMITA_v3 genomic region:
- the LOC140225583 gene encoding uncharacterized protein — protein MSDSGSSSSAETVISLYAPATDSLERRFPLEPAPEGWHWHTGPGNCLPRLIKNYHLQTFAEDTTPAPQESSPAASGLANHPATSSAAPFLPVSPTYQPAPRFNHPTASTATYRPGQPPAATACNFCGDRSHISHRCPELSSCTPEGRYERVIAAGRCVNCFGSHRLPACKSPRVCQSCGGRHHSLLHGFFEKPKTLPPQDGHAPAEVFQRLAERATAEKAQEMKRREELIATCREAMTALEAAQVELERLRKQRDHEVLQFRRWRTEQSALKDELLRERAALAEDITQLKAARAQLFAPPPQPTWVPPQPSLPPPALPQVECTCEVCRVAARHRVGIPY, from the coding sequence ATGTCGGATTCAGGTTCCTCTTCGAGCGCCGAGACAGTAATTTCACTGTACGCACCGGCGACCGACTCGCTCGAGCGCCGGTTCCCGCTAGAACCCGCTCCGGAGGGCTGGCACTGGCATACCGGACCAGGCAATTGCCTCCCCCGCCTCATCAAGAACTATCACCTGCAGACGTTCGCGGAGGACACCACCCCGGCGCCGCAAGAGAGCTCTCCCGCCGCTTCTGGACTCGCTAACCACCCCGCTACATCTTCCGCCGCTCCTTTCCTACCTGTTTCTCCCACTTATCAACCCGCCCCCCGCTTCAACCATCCAACCGCTTCAACCGCTACCTATCGCCCAGGCCAGCCACCGGCCGCAACcgcctgcaatttttgtggCGACAGGTCGCACATTTCACACCGGTGCCCGGAGCTATCTTCCTGCACCCCCGAGGGCCGCTACGAGAGGGTGATTGCGGCAGGGAGGTGTGTAAACTGTTTCGGGTCTCACCGCCTGCCGGCTTGCAAGTCTCCGCGGGTGTGCCAGTCTTGTGGAGGGCGGCACCACTCATTACTTCATGGATTCTTCGAGAAACCGAAAACGCTCCCTCCACAGGACGGGCACGCTCCCGCGGAGGTCTTCCAACGGCTGGCGGAGAGAGCCACAGCCGAAAAAGCTCAGGAAATGAAGAGACGCGAAGAGCTGATTGCCACCTGTCGCGAAGCCATGACCGCTCTTGAGGCGGCCCAGGTGGAGCTGGAGAGGCTGCGCAAGCAGCGGGACCACGAGGTCCTCCAGTTCCGCCGCTGGCGGACGGAGCAGAGCGCCTTAAAGGACGAGCTGCTCCGCGAGCGAGCGGCCCTGGCGGAAGACATCACTCAACTGAAAGCAGCAAGGGCCCAGCTGTTTGCGCCGCCCCCCCAGCCCACTTGGGTGCCCCCCCAGCCTAGCTTGCCGCCCCCCGCTCTCCCTCAAGTGGAATGCACCTGCGAGGTGTGCAGGGTTGCTGCGAGGCACCGTGTGGGGATCCCATACTGA